Sequence from the Candidatus Accumulibacter similis genome:
GGCCGAGGTCGAGTTCCTGGTCGAGCGTGCGACGGTGGCGCTGGAGGCAGCCCTGCGGCGATGATCTGCGACGAACTGCAAGGCGAACTCGACGCACTGCAACGCGATGGCCTGAAGCGCATTCGACGAACCCTCGAGCTGCCCTGCGGCCCACTGGCGCGGGTCGATGGACGCTCGCTGATCAGCTTCTGCAGCAATGACTACCTCGGCCTGGCCAACGATCCGGCACTGGTCGCGGCGGCGTGTGCCGGCGCCCGCACGTGGGGAGTAGGCAGCGGCGCCTCGCATCTCGTCAGCGGTCACCTCGGACCGCACGCAGTGCTCGAGGAGAAGCTCGCCGCGTTTACCGGCTTCGACCGCGCCCTGCTCTTCTCGACCGGCTACATGGCCAATCTCGGGATCGTCCCGGCGCTGGTCGGGCGTGGTGACATGGTGTTCGCCGACCGCCTCAACCACGCCTCGCTGATCGACGCGGTGCAGCTCTCGCGCGCCGACAGCCAGCGCTATCCGCACGCCGATCTGCAGGCGCTCGAACGTCTGCTCGCTGCCAGCACCGCCCGGCGACGCCTGATCCTGACCGATGCCGTCTTCAGCATGGACGGCGACCTGGCGCCACTACCTGGCCTGCTGACGCTGGCCGAGCGCTACGATGCCTGGCTGGTGGTCGATGACGCACATGGTTTTGGTGTCCTCGGCGCGCAGGGTCGCGGCAGCATCAGCCACTTCGGGCTGCCGGCAAACCGCCGCGTGGTCTGCATGGGAACCCTCGGCAAGGCGGCCGGCGCTGCCGGCGCCTTCGTCGCGGCGAACGCCACGGTCATCGAATGGCTCGCGCAGCGTGCCCGCAGTTATGTCTTCACCACTGCCGGCAGCCCGCTGATCGCCTGCGCACTGGCTACCAGCCTCGAGCTGATCGCCGCCGGTGATGCCCGCCGCGCCCATCTCTGGCGACTCGTCGCACAGCTGCGCGACGGTCTGGCCGACACACGCTGGCGCTTGCTGGCGTCGCCGACCGCGATCCAGCCGGTGATCGTCGGCGACAACCACGCAACCGTCCGGCTCGCCGGCGCGCTCTACGAGCGCGGCCTCTGGGTGCCGGCGATCAGGCCCCCGACGGTGCCGAACGGAACGGCACGCCTGCGCGTCTCGCTGAGCGCTGCCCACAGCGAGGCGCAGGTGGCCGAGCTGGTGAGCGCACTCCGGGAGCTGGGATGCGCCTGATGCCCGATGACTGGCCCGATCTCGCACTGATCCACGGCTGGGGACTGGGCAGTGCCGTCTGGCAGCCGCTGCTCGAGCCCCTCTCGCGATCTTGTCGGCCACATCCGGTCGAGTTGCCGGGTTATGGGCGCGCAGCCGACGACAGCGCTGACCTGGCGGCCTGCGCCGAGTCGCTGCTCGCGACGCTGCCGACACCGGTGACGCTGTGCGGCTGGTCGCTCGGTGGGCTGCTGGCGCTGCGCGCCGCCCTGCTGGCACCGCAACAGGTCAGCGGACTGATCCTGATCGGCACCACCCCGTGCTTCGTGCAGCGCCCTGACTGGCCGGCAGCGCAGCCGGCAACCCTGCTGGCCGGCTTTGCCGACAGCGTCGGCAAGCGGCCGGCCGAAACCCTGCAGCGCTTCGTCGCACTGCTCTGCCAAGGGGACAGCCAGGCACGGACGCTGACCCGCACACTCCTCGCGCAGGTCCGGAACGACCCTCTGCCGGCGCTGCCCGCGCTGCAGCGCGGTCTTGAATGGTTGCGCGACAGCGACCTGCGTCCGCTGCTGCCGGGCATCCGCTGTCGCAGCCTGCTCCTGCATGGCGACAGCGATGCCCTCAATCCGCTCGCCGCAGCGGGCTGGCTGGCACGGGCCCTGCCCGACAGCCACCTCGAGGTCGTCCCCGCCACCGGGCATGCGCCCTTTCTCGCCGATCCGGCGCGCTGCAGCCAGCTCTTGAGCCAGTTCTGCCATGCCACCCGTGCTCACTAGACAGCGCGTCCGCGAGTCCTTCGACCGGGCCGCCGCTTCGTACGACGAGGCGGCGATCGTGCAGCGACAGGTCTGCCAGTTGCTGCTCGACGACTTCAGGCCCGCCGCCATTCCGGACTCGATACTCGATGCCGGCTGCGGCACCGGCTACGGCATCCGTCTGCTGCAGCACCGGTGGCCGGCGGCGCAGATCGTCGCCGTCGACTTTGCGCCGGCAATGCTTGCCGCCGCCCGCCGGAGCGTGGCCCTGTGCGTCGCCGCCGACATCGAGGCCCTGCCCTGCCGGGACGCGTGTTGCAGCACCTGGTGGTCGAATCTGACCGTGCAGTGGTGTGATCCCGAGGCAGTCTGCCGCGAGGCGCATCGCGTCCTGCGTCCACATGGCGAACTGGCGCTGAGCACTCTCGGCCCCGCGACCTTCGCCGAACTGCGCGAGGCTTTCGCCAGCATCGACCAGCATCGTCACACGATCGGCTTCAGCGAGCCGGAGACGATCGCCGAGGCGCTGCGCCGCGCTGGCTTCGCCGGCATCCGGCTGCACCGGCAAACGGTCAGCCAGCACTACCCTGACCTCGGGTCGCTGCTGCGCGCGGTCAAGGATATCGGCGCCAACGCCGTCGGTAACGGCGCGCGCAGCGGCATGCTCGGCCGCCGCGCCTGGCAACGTGTGCAGGCGGCCTACGAACGGCACCGTGCGAGCGACGGCCTGCCGGCGCGCTACGACGTCATTCTCGCCTACGCCAGTAAATGAGCGGACACCCGGCCTGGTTCATCACCGGCACCGATACCGAGATCGGCAAGACCTTCGTTGCCTGCGCGCTGCTGCATGCCTTCCGCCGCAACGGCTGGCGTGCGGTGGCGATGAAACCGATCGCCGCCGGTTGCGACGAGCACGGGATCAACGACGATGTCGAGCGGCTCCTGGCGGCGTCCTCGTTCGCGCCACCGCGGCAACTGGTGAACCCGTACTGCTTCCGCGCCGCGATCGCGCCGCATATCGCTGCCGTCGAGGAAGGCCGACGCATCGAGCTGCCGGTCATCGCGGCAGCCTTCGCCGGGCTGCGGCGGCTGGCCGACATGGTGCTGGTCGAGGGAGTTGGTGGTTTCTGCGTTCCGCTCGACGACGCTACCGACACCGCTGACCTCGCGGCGCTGCTCGATCTGCCGCCGATCCTCGTCGTCGGCATGCGCCTCGGCTGCATCAACCATGCGCTGCTGACGGCGCAGGCGATTGCCGCTCGCGGCCTGCCCCTGGCCGGCTGGGTCGCCAACCGGATCGATCCGGCGATGTCGCGCTTCGCCGAGAACCTCTCGGCACTGCAGGCCCGACTGCCGGCCCCGCTGCTCGGCGTCGTCGAGCATGGCACGACGCCAGCAGAGGCCGGCCGCTCGCTACGACTGCCGAACGCGTCTGGCGTATGAAAAGAGACCCGACCGCGCCGCGGTCGGGTCCGGTACACTGCCGACGATCAGGCGCGTTCGAAGATCACTGCGATACCCTGCCCGCCACCGATGCACATGGTGACCAGCGCGTAGCGGCCGCCGCTGCGCTGCAGCTCGTGGATCGCCTTGGTGGCGATGAAGGCGCCCGAACAACCGACCGGATGGCCAAGCGCGATCGCGCCGCCGTTCGGGTTGGTCTTCACCGGGTCGAGGCCGAGCCCCTTGTTGACCGCGATGGCTTGCGCCGCGAAGGCCTCGTTGGCCTCGATGACGTCCATCTGGTCCAGCGACAGGCCCGCCTTCTTGAGGGCCAGCCTGGTCGCCGGGATCGGCCCCTCACCCATGATGTCGTTCGGCACGCCGGCGACAGCATAGGAAACCAGCCGGGCAATCGGCTTCTGGCCGGCACTGGCGGCAACATCCGCCGCAGCGAGGACGAGGAAGGCGGCTCCGTCATTGATTCCGGAGGCGTTGCCGGCAGTGACCGTGCCATCCTTGGCGAAAGCGGGCTTCATCTTCGCCAGGGTCTCGACGGTCGTGCCGGCCTTGACATGCTCGTCGGTATCGAACACCACATCGCCCTTGCGCGTCTTGAGGACAATCGGCACGATCTGCGACTTGAAGCGCCCTTCAGCGATGGCGGCGGCAGCGCGGCGCTGCGACTCGACGGCGAAGGCGTCCTGCTCCTCGCGGCTGATGTTCCACTTCGTCGCCAGGTTCTCGGCGGTGACGCCCATGTGGCCAACGCCAAAGGGATCGGTCAGCGTTGCCACCATCATGTCGATCGCCTTGCTGTCACCCATGCGGGCACCCGTGCGCATCGCCGGCAGCATGTAGGAGCCACGGGACATCACTTCGACGCCGCCGCCGATGCCGTAGTCGGCATCTCCCAGCATGATGTTCTGGGCCGTCGTCACCACGCCCTGCAAGCCCGAGGCGCAGAGTCGGTTGACCGCCATCGCCACCGAATCCATCGTCAGACCAGCCTGGATCGAGGCGACGCGGGCCACATAGGCAAAGCGCGAATCGGTCGGAATGCAGTTGCCGACCGTGACATAGGTGATCTGCTGCGCATCGACACCGGAACGGGCGATCGACTCCTTCATCACGGTACCGGCCAGCTCATGCGGCTCCATGTTGGCGAGTGAACCACCGAAGGTGCCAATGGCTGAACGGACCGCGCTCAATACGACGACTTCTCTAGTCATGAAGAAACTCCTGTTAATGATCGATCAACCCCCTACCAAAGCGGCAAGGCCCACCAGCAACAACAGCAAGCATAGCAGCAACCCACGCCATGCCAAGCCACCAGCACCTGCAACGAACTCGACGTCGACCTCTGCAGCGCTGCCGATCGCCAGCCGCTCCGACCAATCAGCCGGCCCGGCAGGCCGCCGCCCGAGTCTGGGTCCGGGCGCACCGGCACCGCTGGCGAGAAAGATCGCCATGCCTTCGGCCGACGATTTCGCGGCTTGTGCGCGCCAGCGGCAGACGGCATTCGCGAAATTGCCGAGAATGGCAAAAGCGGCGACGGGTACACCGCCAGCGGAGCCGATCTATGATAGCAAAGCTTCACCGCGCGACGCTGGCGAAATCGCCATTTTCTGCTTCCGTGCATCAACCCCGGAAATTGATGAGCAAGAGCGCAACACGGTACAGTAGTGGTCCCGCCGGGCCGCACAGCCTCAGGAAGCAGCGGACGCCGGCCCCGAGGTGCCGGCGGGCGGCGCGCCGCAGGTCTTCAATCGCCAGAAACAGCATGACACACTTGCCCGGGACTTGCGGAACGCCGCCACTTCACGCAACATCTCGTTGCCCGGTCAGAGAGTCGCTCCGCAATGAAACTGTCGTCAGTCTTCCACAAAACGCCAAAGGGCCTCGATGAGATCTCCACCCGCGCGCACCACCTGCCGTCGCGCATGCGGGCGATGTTGATCCTGGTCGACGGCCACCGCACCGGCGGCGAACTCGTCGCCCTCAGCAGTTCGATCAGTGAAGGCCGGACGCAACTGGCGAGCCTGCTCGCCGGTGGCTTCGTCCAGACGCATGCGCCGGATCGCCGGAGCGCGCCGAACGGACCGGGTCACGGCACCGCGACGGCAGCCGCGAACGACGACATCAGCCTGGCGCGCAGCTACGCCGTCCGCAGCCTGCGCGAATTGCTGGGCGACGAAGCTGGCAGCCTGGTTGCCGAAATCGAACAGTTGCGGACGATCGATGAACTGCAGCAGACGCTCGGCCGCTTGCGGGCGGCACTGCGGACAGCACCGGACCAGACGCGGGCACAGCAGTTCCTCGACCAGATCGAGATGGTCCTCGACTAGGGTCCGCCGGCGGCCAGCGCCCGGTACAGCGACATGATGATTCCGGCCGTGGCGCCCCAGATGAAGTAGCCGCGATAGGGCATTGCGTAGTAGTGCCGCAGGCGGCCGCGGTAATGCAGCG
This genomic interval carries:
- a CDS encoding acetyl-CoA C-acyltransferase family protein, producing MTREVVVLSAVRSAIGTFGGSLANMEPHELAGTVMKESIARSGVDAQQITYVTVGNCIPTDSRFAYVARVASIQAGLTMDSVAMAVNRLCASGLQGVVTTAQNIMLGDADYGIGGGVEVMSRGSYMLPAMRTGARMGDSKAIDMMVATLTDPFGVGHMGVTAENLATKWNISREEQDAFAVESQRRAAAAIAEGRFKSQIVPIVLKTRKGDVVFDTDEHVKAGTTVETLAKMKPAFAKDGTVTAGNASGINDGAAFLVLAAADVAASAGQKPIARLVSYAVAGVPNDIMGEGPIPATRLALKKAGLSLDQMDVIEANEAFAAQAIAVNKGLGLDPVKTNPNGGAIALGHPVGCSGAFIATKAIHELQRSGGRYALVTMCIGGGQGIAVIFERA
- the bioC gene encoding malonyl-ACP O-methyltransferase BioC, yielding MPPVLTRQRVRESFDRAAASYDEAAIVQRQVCQLLLDDFRPAAIPDSILDAGCGTGYGIRLLQHRWPAAQIVAVDFAPAMLAAARRSVALCVAADIEALPCRDACCSTWWSNLTVQWCDPEAVCREAHRVLRPHGELALSTLGPATFAELREAFASIDQHRHTIGFSEPETIAEALRRAGFAGIRLHRQTVSQHYPDLGSLLRAVKDIGANAVGNGARSGMLGRRAWQRVQAAYERHRASDGLPARYDVILAYASK
- the bioF gene encoding 8-amino-7-oxononanoate synthase, with the translated sequence MICDELQGELDALQRDGLKRIRRTLELPCGPLARVDGRSLISFCSNDYLGLANDPALVAAACAGARTWGVGSGASHLVSGHLGPHAVLEEKLAAFTGFDRALLFSTGYMANLGIVPALVGRGDMVFADRLNHASLIDAVQLSRADSQRYPHADLQALERLLAASTARRRLILTDAVFSMDGDLAPLPGLLTLAERYDAWLVVDDAHGFGVLGAQGRGSISHFGLPANRRVVCMGTLGKAAGAAGAFVAANATVIEWLAQRARSYVFTTAGSPLIACALATSLELIAAGDARRAHLWRLVAQLRDGLADTRWRLLASPTAIQPVIVGDNHATVRLAGALYERGLWVPAIRPPTVPNGTARLRVSLSAAHSEAQVAELVSALRELGCA
- the bioD gene encoding dethiobiotin synthase yields the protein MSGHPAWFITGTDTEIGKTFVACALLHAFRRNGWRAVAMKPIAAGCDEHGINDDVERLLAASSFAPPRQLVNPYCFRAAIAPHIAAVEEGRRIELPVIAAAFAGLRRLADMVLVEGVGGFCVPLDDATDTADLAALLDLPPILVVGMRLGCINHALLTAQAIAARGLPLAGWVANRIDPAMSRFAENLSALQARLPAPLLGVVEHGTTPAEAGRSLRLPNASGV
- a CDS encoding alpha/beta fold hydrolase — its product is MRLMPDDWPDLALIHGWGLGSAVWQPLLEPLSRSCRPHPVELPGYGRAADDSADLAACAESLLATLPTPVTLCGWSLGGLLALRAALLAPQQVSGLILIGTTPCFVQRPDWPAAQPATLLAGFADSVGKRPAETLQRFVALLCQGDSQARTLTRTLLAQVRNDPLPALPALQRGLEWLRDSDLRPLLPGIRCRSLLLHGDSDALNPLAAAGWLARALPDSHLEVVPATGHAPFLADPARCSQLLSQFCHATRAH